The genomic DNA CGGACGAAGCGGAGGACCTGAAAAAGGGCGTTAGCCGCGGGAAGGCCTCCTATGGCCAATACACGCTGAGCATCACATCGCTATCCGCACCGTTCCAAAGCGACCTGGTTGAAGATTGGGACAGCGCTATGGACCAGGTCAGAACAACGGCCGGAAAGGTCGGTGACGCCCTGATCGGCGCAAAGTTCTTGCCTCTGGTCGAAACACTGGGCGCAATTTCTAGTTGGACGGCCACAATCCCCGGCGCATGGCGCGACATCGCACGATGGGCACCGCTACGCGCCGCTGTCGTCGCTCGCGCTGTACCTCTTCGCACCGTCTCGCAAGGCTCAAAGGAAAATCGCCATCTTTCGAACACGATGAAGCGGCCGTCTCCGGCCCTGGCTGGCCTGCCGACCGATTACGGCACGCCATACTTCTGGACCGGCTTCTATCACGATATCGGGCACACACTGGTGTCGGGGGAAACTGGCTTAGGGAAGACCACGATCGTCAACCTGGGCTGGACCCTCTTTCGGAAGTACCTCGGCTCCGACGTTTTCATCTTCGACCGAACCTTCTCAAGTCGTATCCCAATAATGATGCAAGGCGGCGTCTATTGCGATCCTGAAGACGCTAGCACCAATCGGCTGACGGTGAACCCCCTCTCACTTATTGGCGAAGTCCGGCACCTGAAGTTTGTCAAGGACTGGATCTGCACGCTCGCCGAGCGTCGCGGGTACCTCGCAACAAGCAACGACAGGGAAGAACTAGAAAAGGCGCTTCTGGCAACCCGCCAACTCCAGCGTAAGGACTGGAGGCTGCACGCAGTCTACGTGCAGCTCCCTGTCGGTTCCTTCCAGCATGCTCTGGCAGAGTGGGTCGGCGATGCCTTGAATGCGCGTTGGTTCGACAACGGCTTGGACATCTTCGATGAAATCGCGGCTGGACGAGCTGCCGCTGTTCTCGGCATCGAGATGGGAAAGCTCCTGGCGCAGCCGGACGTCCTCATCCCATATCTCATCTATTGCTTCTATCGCATTCAAGATCGGATTGAAAGTCGCCGCAACTCTGGACTGATTGCCCCGACGTTCATCGGCCTGCCGGAGGTATGGGGTTTTCTGGAGGAGCCGATCTTTGCAAGGAAGCTGGCCGAGTGGATCGATACCCTCCGCAAGCTATTGGGCTGCGTCTGGATGGACGCCCAGTCGCCGGAGCGGTACATCAACTCGCCGATATATGCGTCGATTCGGGACAACGTCCCGAACCGCATCATCCTGCCGTACCCGGCCGCCAAAACTTCGCCATCTCTGCGCAAGGCGTTTACGGAGCTCGGCCTAAATCCGCAACAAATCGACCAACTTGCCGAGGGCATTCCAAAGCAAGACTACTTTCTTACGCAGAAGGATGGCTTCATGCGGAAGGTTGCCTTGAAGTTGGATACACGCACACTGGCGGTCCTGCGGAGCGAACTGGACGCCCAAGCGCTGTTTGACCACTATCGCGCGTCCGACCGCGAGGACTGGCGCGACGCATACTTCCGAGAGGTGGTCCGTGCATCAAATCCGTAAATCGACAGCCCGCGCGCTTCTGGCGCTGCTCCTTATTGTCGAAGCGCCTGCATTCTCGGCACCATTCCAGCTCCCCGACACTTCCGACTATGAACCAGGTGGATCGGAGTGGGGATGCGGAGTGCTGCTATGTCTTGCCGGCATAAAGCCCCCTAGCCAATGCAGTGGCTACCTCAACCGGCTCTGGCGCGTCCTGAATGCAGTTCCGCCCGGACCGTTCCCTACGTGCGCAATGGCGGGCGCAAACAACTACGCAAAGAAGTCGCGCGAGCCATACGACCTTTGCCCGGCCGGCCACGAGCCAGCGCGGCGAGGTCAAGTGGTCGCTCAAGGGACGCCGACAGGCGAAACAAAGCGATTCAGGCCGAAATTCCGGCTTCAGGGGACCTATGCCACTTCGGAGCCCGACAGCAATGAGAGTGGCTCGCCCGGTCAACGCGCATGCGTCAGCGGATACGTCGGCCACTACGAGGTCTGCGATAACTGCGGCCCGGGCGGAGACGCCGGTGGCGGTACGCCCACTACCGTGCACGTGTTCAGCAGCGTGGTGTGGCTGCCCTATAAGGGCCCGCGTGCCATCGACGTCATCATCGACGGCGCGCTCTACAACCGTGTTCACTACTGAGGTACGACTATGCACTCGCCCAAACGCAGGACCGTCATTCGCGCCCTTACGGCGATCGCCATGAGTTGCTTCGCCATTGCCCCCAAAGCGTCCGGCATTCCGACCTTCGACGGCGCCAACTTCGCGCAACAGCTTTTGAGCGTGATGAACCAAACCCAGCAGCTCACGCAGCAGACCACGATGGTTCAACAAAACCTGGCGAACTTACAACGGCTTGGCGGAAATGTGCTCAGCCTGGCTGACCAGGCGTATAGCGGTCAGGGAGTCTCCATGCGCGACCTCGTTTCCAGTGTTTCCGATCTCTACCAAGCGGGCAAGCAGTTACAAGGGATGTACGACGCTGCGAGCGCCGAGATGAAGTCTCTCAACATGACCCCTGAGCGTTGGGGTACGGCCTTCGTCCACTTGGCTCAGACCAAGGGCGGGGTGTACCGCAAACAGCTCGACCAGGACTTCGCGACCATGGAGGCCTTCGCGTCGCGTGCTGCAAATCTACGCCAGTTGTCCCGCCAGATTCCCGGCATTGAGGGCAACGTCCAAGGCCTGCAGCTCCTCAATCAGCAGTCCAGCGTCTTGGCCGGCGAACTCCTGGAGATGCGCAGTCTCATGCAGCGCCAGGTCGTGCTTGATCTCCAGGACCGCGCCACGAAAGAGGACCTCAACAAGCTTTCTGTTGAAGGCGCGCAACAGCGGTACGACGCGGTCACCAAAGAAGCCGCGAACAAGCGCTCCGCCATCGGAAAGATGAAAAGCCTCGAATTTGGCCTCTAGACATGACAGGTAAGCCTCTCCGTCGAGTACTACTCGCCCTTTGCCGCAGCCGTCGCGAGCTCCGAATCGTATGCAAGGAGCGGCGCAGGTACAGGGTGGAGCTTGCTGCGCGTGGCCGACTTGAGCACAAGCCGCTACGCGCGGCAGC from Achromobacter xylosoxidans includes the following:
- a CDS encoding VirB4 family type IV secretion system protein — encoded protein: MLLTEKNGYTLDAGTLGELESARVRGLASTAELLPWMFRYNEQIVVNKDSALMACFEYTGPDTDSQSAAQLLSLMHQAEHAFQVASRNPLTFWFITHRRRSDPYAPAVMPDPYSQIVEDERSNAFKTKSNYTNRHYLAIALSASAGLDRIAGRFFHAMAHEKVGPLRAAIHALRGIWSDQADFAYTSVELAAAVKDFEEQLTRMRASLPALTLTRLVGDELGAFLASCAAPAAPRRSAVAMVDFLDESMSHGEVIPAEDYILFKAEGRKRIGVVTSIPAAHQFYPSRIRPHALDDLLKVPGELTISHVYRIQDANASAKMIDQMGSYHRTNALDLRALAAVAANSGDPNYAPREDRGRVEAADEAEDLKKGVSRGKASYGQYTLSITSLSAPFQSDLVEDWDSAMDQVRTTAGKVGDALIGAKFLPLVETLGAISSWTATIPGAWRDIARWAPLRAAVVARAVPLRTVSQGSKENRHLSNTMKRPSPALAGLPTDYGTPYFWTGFYHDIGHTLVSGETGLGKTTIVNLGWTLFRKYLGSDVFIFDRTFSSRIPIMMQGGVYCDPEDASTNRLTVNPLSLIGEVRHLKFVKDWICTLAERRGYLATSNDREELEKALLATRQLQRKDWRLHAVYVQLPVGSFQHALAEWVGDALNARWFDNGLDIFDEIAAGRAAAVLGIEMGKLLAQPDVLIPYLIYCFYRIQDRIESRRNSGLIAPTFIGLPEVWGFLEEPIFARKLAEWIDTLRKLLGCVWMDAQSPERYINSPIYASIRDNVPNRIILPYPAAKTSPSLRKAFTELGLNPQQIDQLAEGIPKQDYFLTQKDGFMRKVALKLDTRTLAVLRSELDAQALFDHYRASDREDWRDAYFREVVRASNP